The Phaseolus vulgaris cultivar G19833 chromosome 5, P. vulgaris v2.0, whole genome shotgun sequence genomic interval AGAGAGGAATGGTGCTTCActgttttttctcttcttttaataacaaaaacaaCACCTAACTGCAATCAATGAAGAATGAAGACTTCAATGGATTTCCGAGCCCCGCCGCCATCTCCCGTGGCCTCTGCCAGGCGAACCTCCTCGCTCTCCAACGACGACGTTTTCCGCCGATTCTTGGAGACCTCTCTCCGTCTCCCAAGCATCAACAACCACCACCAAAAGCCACTTCCAAAGGTTGACTTTCGCTCCTTATGCTCCGACGACGCTCTTCGTCACGTCATTTCGGACTCTTTCACTGCTGTCGGGTGCTTCCAGCTGCTCAACCATGGGATTCCACTGGACGTGATCGCGTCGCCGGCGGAAGCTTCCATCGCAATTTTCCAGGTGCCGCCGGAGAAGCGAGGCGGCGCGACGAGGTCAGCGGAGAGTCCGTGGGGTTTCGAGGAAGATGATGAGTTCGTGTGGGGAAGAGATAAGGAGTTCAACCTCAGAATGCAGCGAATTTCGCCAACCGGATATTCCAATTTCAagtaactaattaattaatttagcatgcatttcatttcatttgctattatattttgacaccttttttttcaaaatacaatctcttaacaatttttttattaatataataacaaaaGAATTTCGTGGAGTGTTTGTTTATACAAAAGAAGCGTTGGTTGAATATTTTTGGAGGCGGGAATTCAGTCCCTGTTGCGTGCTACACACAACGTTAGCTGAAACTTCACAATTGGCCCAAGACTCATAACAAGACCTTTATACTTTGTTTATTGGTGGAGATCTCACTTCgatagagtctttcattgtgaTGCAAATCTCAATTTTATAAATCGGTTTTACCggattgagttagatttaaagtacACTTTCAAGTCATCACTGTTACAAAGCAAACGCAAGAATCAGTGTCTATCCACCACAACATTTAATTCTGCCTGCAGTGTGAACATTTTAATGAATCTGATTATAAATTCCTTGAACATTCAGTAAGAAGATGGAGAATCTTGTGGCCAGGATAGAGAAGGTGGCGGAGAAAATTTTGCAAGTGATATTCGATGATTCTCCCCATAAAGTTGCAAACTCTGTGGACATGATTGGTGGGACGCTTTGTTCTGTTTATAAGCACTGCTCTGCTAAGATGTCAGGAGAATGTGGTAACTCTGTGATTAGGATGCTGATTAGAGGAAACCAATACTCTCATTGCTTGTGCTTGCATCTATGTGACGGATCTTCTGAGTTTCAGGTTTACTCTAAGAAAGGTTGGCTCTCTTTCTTCCCAGAAAAAGGAGCCCTTGTAATCACCGCTGGAGACCAAACTCAGGTTCATTTGCACATTAttcaaacaaagaaaatgaaattaatttacaaaacATTGATCACTGCTTGCCATTGGTTTGTTTCAGATGTTGAGTGATGGGCACTACAAGCAGGTGATTGGGAGGCCAATATTTGAAGGTGAGAAAGAGGACTACATTTCAATGGCTTTCCTCTATTCTCTGCCAAACAACAAGAACAATTTCCAAAAGAGTAGAGAAAGAACTATTTCACTGGGCTTGCAGCTCATATTGGCTATGATTCTGACTCTTCTGTACCATGTCCTGATTTTTgtctacaattttttttgaTGTTGTCGTTGTTATGGAATGCAAAATACATCAATATTACGGAATTTCCAATATCACCTTTTTGGTGAAGAATACCGATCAAATTCACAGCATCCTCTTTAATATATTACGACTTTgaatcaaaaaaattattactgtAAATAAATCTGCATGTAATTATCTCGTGAAAAAAGGACAGATTAACTTCCCTTGTGGCAAAACTTTGGACCCGGTTGGGGTAACTTCGTAGGATCTTGTAATCTAGActgtatatttttaaagaaaaaaaatatattcttctaaaggtgtaaatagaaaaagtaGTATTTcttatcaaatatattttgttaagaAGAAGGTAAATTTTTCGTGTATCATATCAATTTGAACCTAACCAAAAAACGACGAAAAGCACCTTAAATGAAAGAGGATgtagataaaaaaatgtttctgaAATCACTTTTCTGGAATATATCTGAAAATTCTTTTATAGAATGCATTTTGTGTTTTAGATTTTcttttttgaaatgtatttttttcatttttgaatttattttttggaatgagattttgatttttaaattgtattttttaaattctgaaTTTTCAAATCCGgaataaagaataattttgaaatttttgaaagATGGTAGGGTGCAGGTTGAAATTGGTAtggtgcagaaagaaacagCTGAAACCGAAATTTTAGCACAAGAAGAAGACAGTGTCCACAGTCTGCTGGGAAAACATGCGAAAAATCCAAACCAAAACTGTACCCGTCACCCGTGATATTCACACCCCTTTTGTTTCTCTTCCTgtcacctttttttttttttttacttttttcaaaattattttcaagaTACTGGATAAGGGCCACAATCTCAAAACCATCCCCTTCCCCCAAACTCCCCCACTCATTggactgaaaaaaaaaaaattctccaaATCTCATCTTATAAATTAGTTAGTTTTATaagtttaataaatttaaagttcaatttttaatatgatatcaaagttAGGTAAAGTCtatcttaaataaaatttgttcgTCTTATCTGATCTCCGCTTTTGAActattcataaaaatataattttataccgATTTTATATagttgagttaaatttaaattacgaAGGATATACCGAAAGAAATTACCAAAACTAAATGGAAAAGTAAAGTTTTTGTTACAAATCTCACATAGACTAGAGATTATAgtatttatagtatatataagTGGCTGCAAACCTCATCtcataagttgattttatgaggttgagttagataTAAAGTCTcattcttaatatggtattagagtcatttAAAGCTTATTCTAGTTAGTGTTTGGTGGGCTTATCATGTCACCCGCTATTGGACAGTTATTGGATCATCCATAATATGTTGTTCCACACACAAGTTGTCTCTCTCGATGTAAGGAGTgtgttggaaatcccacatcgactagagatgaaaatatttcattacAAACTTCACCTCATAAACTggttttataaagttgagttgggtttaaaatttacttcttaatgtttttttttttaatgtttttcgCTGTAAACTTTATGTTTACCCTTATGAATAAACAAGTTAATAAGAGTGAACTTACGATTATTGTTGccagaaaaaaaatgacaacTGAAAAAGTAGGGTGCAATTATAATACTAGAGAAGAAAATAAAGCAACAAAATATGCATCTTTTTCCCAATTTCGTGTTGAGACGTAGATGTTCGTGGGCCTGATTGTTGGCTTCATAATGCACTTTTCAGCATCCCATTGGATAAGCTAATTTTCTATGAACTATTATCATGTGTTTGCCACTAACACACGCAGACACATTCTTAAGGAAGACTTAATCTAGATTCTCAACACAATcataatctttattttatgataaCAAAAGCGATTCTGAGAAAAATGTATTCAGCCAAATGGATAAGACTTCATTTTATCCAAACCTTTATTTCTGGATTCTCAGATGATACATCTATATCTCAAAAAGCAAAGCATATTAAACTCTAACCATTTTAAGATCTAAAATAACAAAAGATGTAAATTAATTAACAAGAAACGTTAAATTGGGTAAAGTATAATgtctataaatattaaattttatccaTTTAATACTTGCAAAATATCAGTTTATTAAGTTTCTAAATCAAATTAGTTTTTCAACacacattattttattttaacgtgtgagataatattaaaaatgtcaATCAAATCTTATTTTGATATAcattaaaaagtaataaaaaatagtgaGCTTTTAATCTAGTTGTCTGTTTTCGACCTAAGACGTCTCTCCTAATGTTATGTACATCTCTGATTCCATTTAGTATTGTAATTAGtccatatttattattaaatacttgAATAATCTTTATAACACTTtattcactatttttttttatcagtaaaaaagaataaataaatagatatcACTTTAAGGGTGATCTAAGCCTTATATATACCATAAGAGACATGCATGACACGTTCAAATAACTTCAATCCATAATTAAACAAACACCTAAGAATAGACCCAAAACATCAGGAGAAGTCTCCAAATCAGAAAGTCTAAAATAAACACCAAATAATAAGAAAACACAAgagaaaaaaatccaaaaaaccACGAATATAAGAGCACCCAATATAAGGTATCAATGAAATTTATCTACATTAATCTAGGGTGGATATTTTATGAATGGATGTGTGACCAATAATGTGCCTTAATAGGAAAAAAGTTGGATAACTATTGTAAAAGCAAAAGAAAGGTATTTTGGTTAAACTGAAATTGGAATGCGGCGACTCGTTGGAAATTGCCAACTGCAAGTCCAGCAGGTTTGATTGAATAAAAAGAAACATGGTTTTGCTTAGTCTAATAGTCTTCATCTTCTCATTCATTACTAGTTTATGCTTTACAACAACAACCTTTATCTGCTtgagtaaaattttaaaattccccAAAACCAAAAGCACTTTTGATATTCATTGTATAAGCATTGTGGAAGCCTCACTCCCATGTCCATTCATTCTAAAACTTactccaaacaatcaaaatccacgaaaccttcctttctaaacaaaacaaaataaaatacatttagGCTATTGCATGTGATTTTACCTCATATCACTTTTAAAGGTGAAATGCAATGCATTATTTAATTTGAAGTTGTTTATAAGAATATTAGCGACTtcaaacttaaaatatttagtttaacaAAGAATAAGTGTATTCTTAGTCAATGTATAATTTGTCTCCTTCTTATGCCTTCtcggtatatatatatatattaatctttctttttcatttttgctGGATCTGTCtaattattgacattcttccataATAAACGTTATCCTTTATTTAAGGGGATTCCTACAATTTGTACTGATATAGAATCCAaatcttaaaaacaaaattgacaAACTATCCATTAATATGCAACATCGAACTCAGCTCATGACACTCCAGAGGTTATAAAGTTATAcgtaaaccaaaaatttggaaattattgaaatggatagattttgaaatttttatctaTGTGAGTAAGTTGTGATTTGGcatatattttaaagttaaatacTTTTAAGAAATCGTGATTTGTGATAAGAATTTTAAgtgctatttatttatttattttaataaaattgtgtttgaatttaCTACTTCAACAaccttaatttttttgttttcttaaaaagTAGTCCAAAAAGAGTGTGTAAAAGTCGCGACTtctatttgtttattttgttttcagggtaatttttttataaatgatttaaATTGCATGCTAAATTTTTGGCATTTGgttctttctatttttatataatattttttatgtggtaaatgattatatatttttaactcttttaatttttttaataaattatatttcgtTACGAATTGAATggatttttagaaaaaaaaaggaaagaatgtTGTTGGTCTACTAAAAAGAAACGTAAAATACTAAGGAAAACATTTCATTACTtccataaataatttttctcgtgataaaaagaacatttttttatcttattttgaactgatttatcttttttatttttttttattttgaataattattaattagttaGGTTGATTGTTTTGACCATGTATGATGGTCGAGAATAAAACTTgtactaaattatatattattatagtatAGTTAGtaagtaactaattaaatattaatttaaaaaatttattaataattaaaaaatattttaaatattaataatttttttaataaatagtttttaagataatatttaatttaattaattatagaattgatttttatgtaataattttttttaaggataagAATTATAAACCGTCTCtaaattataaatacaaatGTGAGTAAATGAAAATGTAATTAAACGTAACAGATAATAGATGATCATTTATATTCTTAATAAGATAATCATGATTTAAATCAATACATCACACTATAAATTACAACTTCTTACAAAACTTTGTACttcaaaattttgaattgaaGTACAACTTTTAGTATGAAATCCTATTTTTTAACATGAATCACTTGTGTTTATAAACTTTCCagaatttatctatttttaaaaaatatattaaatattacacCCAATTTTTGCTTTATTAGGTCCATATATGTGTATGCTATACAACTGTcacaaatattcaaaatattcaaaatggaTTGAATGTATAATTTTATAAGTTAGCTGTGTGAAAAGTGCATTGCAGTGATAACACGAATCTAGAAATTAAATCTATTGGGTCAATTACTAAACCTAAAATAAAGAGGGATGTTTTATAAACAACAGAagatctattttaataatttttatatattcacaACTCTACTTATTACAATTCTCAATCtattactttaatattttttattttatttaattataaatttattatttaatatatatttatatctatatcaaccgtattaaaattgtataaaattgtCAAAgtatcatttatcattttttaactGTGATTCTGACTTTATTGTTATTCTAAAACCAGTTCTTAAGAACCCAGAAATACAGAAGAGGCATGTAGTAGTAAATTTAACAAcctttcgtttttttttttatcccaTTTTACCTTTTTCATTATGTCTCTAGTTATATTTatactttctctttttagtaataaataatgaaataaaataggAGTATTCTAATTCATATACAAGAATTTGACATGAGATATAAATGCTCGTGACACATAGTATAACTACATAATATCCAaccaaaaaattctaaataaaaaacaaagataCAATCACTggttaaaaatattacaataaaattattaaataaaaactaattataagATCAAAATATTTCGttaatatttaactaaattagagatcaatttataaattaaaataattattgatatttaaaatagtttttattattaataaataatttataaattggtatataaCCCCTTAACTTTTaactacttactactttatattctaaattagtctttattagtcttttagagatcAAGTTAGGAtctaaaattttagtaattaaaacctaggtagctaatttagaaactattttatgaATGGTtctttaaaagactaatagagactaatttagaatatagagtattaagtaattaaaatcttggtaaTTAAGTGGctatatataaatttagaaactattttataaatttttattaataatagaaatcattttttagtctctaaattagtatataatttagttaatatattgactaattatttttatctctaaatttgatttttatttaataattatttttaatgaatgaACTTATAACCTAAATACTGACTAGCCattctagataaaaaaaaattagtgtcCTATGGTATAGATGAACATTTTTGTGgcagaaataaattaaaaaaaaagtggtaAAAGTGTGATTGTAGAAGATATTGAGGAAAGTAAGTTGGTAGTGGAAGAGGAATTGGAGAAAGCTTAACTTGAAAGAAAATGAGGTTTTTCCCTACACACCCACCTCTTTCCTAACCCCACTTTTCTCTACCCCTACATTCTCCAACCATTAACTTCACTTTccacctttttctttcttttattatcaATCTTTCTCTTATAATTACTCTAATCAACAAAACCTAAATATAATTCATATcattttccaaaaaaatataaatcattttaatcCATGCAAAATAGCATCGACAAAATttacttattatattttattatttatacaccatttgtagaaaaatatttgcccattttataagatatttttaacttgttaGGATCGAAGATTATGGATAACCATAAATCATACTCTCCGTTCCATTTTATCTGATATTTTTTATAGAATAATTTGTTATAAATTAGTTTCGTTTCACgaaattaataagaaaattataaaatataaattaattttagatataaaaaataattagttgttataatgaacaaattaaaaactaaaaaaaatttaatttttaaattaatttttattattgttaaataatttttaaattggtatctaattagctaacaAAGAGATGATAAAATTTAAGACTATAAATCTTAAATAAGACATTAAgcgtaaaaaaatatttttctatacgGAAAATATATCTTTTTCACAATAActtaataaaacattaattaaaatctCTATcttatatgataaaaaaaattaccattagactaaattttttaataaaaatgtctTATATTAATGTGACAtagtaaaacttaaaaaaaagtaaaaacctCGTGAAATGACCATTGAATATGACCTAAAGAAATATCGCATACTAAACTGAATTTTAGTAGATTTAATGAATTTGAGTGCcacaagttttaaaaataaaatttcaatttaatgtgttgttataaattttttaagagCTAAGTCACTTGTTCAAAGTTTAATATGACTTGTATACTTATTTGAAAGTGTGTTTTATTATAAAGTTCTTAAAAGATTAACTAACTTAGTGCATTATTAGTTAAAATAAGTCtattaataattacaatttttttatagtatgaTGTAATACGTACATGTATATTGATAACCTTAAAGAGACGTTCAcaaatttaactaattttaaaataaatctgaTTTTTTACTAGTTATATTgggataaaaacaaaaatgatatTAAACCTTTAACTAATTACCCAACATATATGAAattattaagaaattattttatagtttaCCATACTTTCAGAGATATAGAAGTCTCACCTAGTAAAAGTCCGCTGTATAATACAGCAGGATAACTCTGTTCATTTTACAACAAATAATTGTTCCAAAatagaaagaaataataaaataattagtgtaacataaagaagtaaaaaaaaaaaaaatacaatacaaaagaaaatatattacaaaaataacATAACTCCAGCTTTATTAGCATCTTTTAACTTTCAACATCACTTCGCTTTAAAACTGGAAAAAAGAATTCAACCACTTCAGCACCCAGCTGgtaatttaatcattttataattGCAGTGCActgaaaatttaataaataaataaacactaATGACTtttcttaattactgtgggttctaattattttataccCTCCATTAAAGTCTCTCTTTCTTTTACTACAAACTTCGTAACATCTTTAATTAAGAATTAAACTTGTTATAAAATGTAATCTGCAACA includes:
- the LOC137835921 gene encoding protein LATERAL BRANCHING OXIDOREDUCTASE 1-like isoform X2, whose translation is MKTSMDFRAPPPSPVASARRTSSLSNDDVFRRFLETSLRLPSINNHHQKPLPKVDFRSLCSDDALRHVISDSFTAVGCFQLLNHGIPLDVIASPAEASIAIFQVPPEKRGGATRSAESPWGFEEDDEFVWGRDKEFNLRMQRISPTGYSNFKIEKVAEKILQVIFDDSPHKVANSVDMIGGTLCSVYKHCSAKMSGECGNSVIRMLIRGNQYSHCLCLHLCDGSSEFQVYSKKGWLSFFPEKGALVITAGDQTQMLSDGHYKQVIGRPIFEGEKEDYISMAFLYSLPNNKNNFQKSRERTISLGLQLILAMILTLLYHVLIFVYNFF
- the LOC137835921 gene encoding protein LATERAL BRANCHING OXIDOREDUCTASE 1-like isoform X1, yielding MKTSMDFRAPPPSPVASARRTSSLSNDDVFRRFLETSLRLPSINNHHQKPLPKVDFRSLCSDDALRHVISDSFTAVGCFQLLNHGIPLDVIASPAEASIAIFQVPPEKRGGATRSAESPWGFEEDDEFVWGRDKEFNLRMQRISPTGYSNFNKKMENLVARIEKVAEKILQVIFDDSPHKVANSVDMIGGTLCSVYKHCSAKMSGECGNSVIRMLIRGNQYSHCLCLHLCDGSSEFQVYSKKGWLSFFPEKGALVITAGDQTQMLSDGHYKQVIGRPIFEGEKEDYISMAFLYSLPNNKNNFQKSRERTISLGLQLILAMILTLLYHVLIFVYNFF